In the genome of Fusarium poae strain DAOMC 252244 chromosome 1, whole genome shotgun sequence, the window TCGATTGTCACGGGAAGGAACTCAAACTTGCCGCCGTTGTAGACTATGTCGGATGCATCTTCGGAAAAGAGAGCCATCTTGAGGAGAAAACCATCGTCCAACTTGACGTGGAAGCCACTCCTGATAGTGAGCTCAGCCTCGGCACTGAGGATGAGGTCAAAAGAGAGGACTGCACCCAGGAACATGTCTCCAGCGATGTCGATATGCATCCCTCTGGTCTTGTAGAGACTGACTTGGTATGTGACTCCTCCGGCGAAGGTAGTGTCGAGTTCCACGTATAGTTCGAAACCGTCAAGCTGTAACTCAAGAACGGCACTAGGGAAGTCAGGCAGGTTGATGTCTAGATCAACGTCTAAAGGCGGGATGCGAAATGGAAGCAAGTCGATTTCTCCAGCCCAGTCTTCTATCTGGTCAATTGTGTCCGTCACAGCATCTTTGACTGTATCCAGgatggtgctggtgttgaagCCATCATCCACAATGAGTGAAGCAGTCGCTTTACCCTTGCTGTAACAAGTGGCACACGTAATTTCGATACCAGCGGAGTATGTCGTTGAATGCTCGGATTTATTTCCTGAACTCTCGGTCTTCTCATCTGGACTGTTCGGATTGTCTTGTTGCTTTTTCGTCTTATCTTTTGGTTTCTTCGAATCGCCTTCTGTCTTCTTGGTAATTTCTCCTTTACTAAGTAGTGGTAGATTCGAAGTTAGCTCCATATTCTCCACGCTATATGCCAGAAGGCGGCTCATTTAACAATCGACGTACAACTTGAAGAGAGTCATGTCACTAAAGTCTCTGTCCAGTGAAGTGCTGTTGCTGAACTCTTTGGCTCTCTTGCTATGGTCCACAGCGGTAAGTGAATGTGCGAGATAGCGCATAGAATGAGTTGTCGCCTTCCGTCTACTGTGCCGAACGACGTCTGTAGATCCGACTACAAGAGTCATCAAGACAGCCAAAGCCAACACAAAAGCGAAACGAGACATGCTGAAAAAAGTTGGAGTTTGTTGATATGCAGGTTTGGATAGTAGAAATCTGATGACTGCTGGGGAATGGTATTTACGCTCGACGACGGTCATTGACCTTATATAGATTGAGCTTGCCTTCTACTCGCAGCCGGTCTTCTGCCTTCAGCCATTACGGGCCGAAACACCGGTTTGTGCGAGGGACATCTATGGATTGTCACATCGCAGCCTCAGCCGCAAGCTGAGATGCATATGCATCGGTCTATTGAGAACACAACCTCCTGGACTAGTCTAGACCTGCTTCCCGAAGCCCTGTCGGAGTTTGGTACCCCCTCCCCCAACTTTGCTCTAAGGATCAGGCGTGATAGTCCTACAGATTCCATCAAGGCTGCAGCCCTTGGTTTCAAACCATGTAGGCTGAGGAGGGGTAAGTCCCCTGCAGAGATTCGGCTGCTGCTGCGTTGGTCAACGATACCTGAACGACGGACGAGTGTACTATTGCCATGGTATCAGTTATCTATGTGATTAACTATAAAGCTTATCATGACACTATCGTCTCCCATTTAATGTTTGCCTTACACATCCCATATACGAGATAACAAATATAGCGATAACACTGAGGATGAACTCTACCATCTGCAATGCCAGTCCCCCCCCCAAATCGTGTacagtggtggtggtggtgcgaATACCCCTGGCATGTCTTACTTTCCACTCCTTCCCCGATACTTAAGTAGCTTGGAATTCGATAGCGTTCGAGACTGGGGATAGCAGAGTGCACAGCGGGTAATAGATGACAGTGATGGTCTATCACTACCCTGCTGACCTTTATGCGTACTTTCAGGCAGTCTGATTCCTACTACCTATGAACTAGAAAGTAATAAATGTCTTGTCATTCTATCCAGGAGATATTTCCGGCAAGAGACCTAATACCTACGAAGGAAAGATGgtgttggtgatgttggGCCAAGGTTCAGCCGCACTAGACTAGTGTGCCTGATTCGTTTCTGCGCCCCGTTCTGATTTCCGTCTTTTTCTCCGTTGCTTCTTACACGACAGCCTGCTTTAGATCATGCAGCCGGTGTGATTCGGCTATACATAATGGTGTTGTCAGAACCAATATTGTCTTAACGCGTCAGTCTAGAGATATCCTAATCATGCGTTGACTTGTCTAGAACCTCTAAGAAAAGGTCCTGAGGAATGTAACCTCGCCACGTTTCTCATTCCCAACTACCAAAAAGATTAAAGGCTAGCTGAGATCTGACAAATTCAGCTCTTGGAGAGAATTATAGTTGACTACTATCAACGGGCATTGCATCAGACTAGAGAGGGGACTGGAACAAATTATTGTGGTAGTATTATGGTTGCAGGTCGCACTGCTATTTCAAGGTGTGTTTTACACATCACATGGTATTACAACCCAGTCCAGGTGTATTGCCAAGAAAGCCATTTACATTGTTTTTGCAATCAGGCCGGGCAGGTAAACCTGAAAGGAGGCCAGTTAATTTGGGAATACTAAGTCAAAGACAAGGAGGCCCGAAACCAAATACTGCCTTGGTATGAGTAATCGAGTCATGTGACCTTTAAACTCGCCTCGTCGTGATGTTATCAAGTAGGGATAAGGTTCTATAAGCCTTATAGTCTCCATGACAAAGTTAGGATGCAGCAAAAACAATCATCCTCGGAAGCTAAAAtcataaagtataaataagtcACATagagttttaataaattGAACTATTTAAATTGCCAAAAGCGCCTACCCAGTCTTTTATCTGAATATTTAAATCATAATCACCTTTATGCCTTCTTTCTTCACGACATCTATCCCAAACCCACGCTATCGTCATAGAGAACCAGAAACACTAACAAAGCGACGACCATATTTCGCAAATGGCCGAGGACAAGGCATTGGTGTCTCCACCGACACTCGAGGTAGTCACCGCGTGTCATGTTTCCAATGCACAGGATGAATTCTTATACACGGAATCCACTGTACGCGTCAACGGGGAATATCATTTTGTTATGGAAATCTATCAATGGTTCGATTTGGACGATCTTGTTAACCTTGACTTCAGTCAATTGGATCTGACAGGTCTGATCCTGGAAGAAATTCCAGACAAGGTCGCATTGGCCATGGCGGATTCTTTCGCAATCGAGTCAATCAAAGCAATCCCAATCCCTGTTGAGAACATCTGCCCCAGATTCACGTCTTCTCTTACTGCCGCACCCGAACGAATCATGGATAACAACTGCTTTTTCAAGTACGCCCGTCTAGATCGCAAGGCAGCCGAGCCAAACAATAGGATCAAGCAAATTGTTCTGATGGAGGCCAAGGCCTGCGAGGTACTGATGAAGCATCCCCATCCAAATGTCGCCAAATACTGGGGATGTTATGTTGTCGACGGTAGAATTCGAGCTCTTTGCTATCAAAAGTATATCATGACTCTCAAACAACGCAAAAAAACAGGTATACCTCTTAATGTACCGAAATGTTTAAGGGGTATTCGAGACGGCATCTGTCATATGCACAGTTTGGGTCTTATACATAACGACATCAACCCCAACAATATCATGATAGACGAATTCGACAACCCTGTCATCATTGACTTTGATTCGTGTACATGTCAAGGGGAAAAGGTTGTCAAGGGGTGGACTAGGAACTGGTGCATGGAGGGGGCGGAACTAAGCTCGCCTGAGAACGACTTTTATGGACTTCGAAAAATAGAGGAGTACCTATTGCGACCGGAGCAGGAGGTCATGAACTCATGTGAAGACATTGAGGGGGAGTTGGAAGGAATGCGAACTCAAGTGTAAATAGAGAGGGCAATCTGTCATGTAGATGCAATACAGTTGGCGCCAGGATTAGCACTGGCATAAACAGGTATTATTCAATTGAAGTTAGAATGATTCTCATATTATTACCCTGGAGAATTAACCGGAACAAAGTCGTTTTGGGAAGATTAACATTGGGTTCCTTATGTACATTCCGGTGTCTAATAACCAAGTTAAGGAGATCATGAATCATTCTTTCACTTTTCTTACaaagctcttcttctttagtCTCAAAATAAACACATATTTCCAGAATTCCAATCTGCTTGTGTCCTTGCTTTTAATACCAATTTATCAGAAGCATGTCTCCGATATTCAATCCTAGATTGTATTAGCCAACCGTGATCAAATCAAGATGGGGGATCATACAAGTCTGGTTTATGTATGTCTAATTCGTCAGCAGGAATTCCTAGAATCTGAGAAAGCACACCACAAGACCTCGGTCCACTACTCTTGTCGATCACATCATGGTACAGTTGATGAGCTGATAGTGAGTAGTCAGGCGTGACGGCTGTATCTTTGCTGGCCATCCCGATCAAGGAGTAGACTTTATCTCGAATATCGGAACATTGCCAATCCTGAAATATGTTGATCAATGTCAACAACGACGGTGCTGTGGTATCTGGATGTCGCCAATGGGCACGCTGCCATATCATAACAGCGGCAGAGCTCTGTAGCACCTGAACAACATATTCATGGTGTGTCTGCCAATTTTCATCCTCCAAAGACTTCATCTTTAGATAGAGGCTTTCGGCAGCACTCCATTCGCAGCTTCTACTGCCACACCAGATGGTGATGTCTTGGGCATATATGATCTCTTGAATGATCCACATCCTTCGCCAATAGGGTTGATTGAATAGATGCGTCAACGCTCTTCCTTCTTGCCTGGACCATGGACTGCGATATCCTAATCCTCGGCGTTTGAGTTTCTGTTTCGAACAAgaatcaaggaaggccattGCTAGATCACTGTCATCAACATCTTGCCCGAGCCATATATATACATGTTTAGCCTGGGCATATATCCGCCTCATCAAGTTGACCTGATGGTTTCGTTCGTGGATGTTGCTTTGGTTAATACATATAGCATCAATCCAGAACAGTTTGGGCCGGCTGATGAGCATACTTTGACCGCGGAGGAAATGCCATAGATTCTCTCGGATGTCAAGTGCAGTTCCGTTTTTCAAGTAGATCTGTCGAAGATTTGTATCGTCTCCCCAAGTGTATGACAGCGCTGTATAGTCTGGGCAGGACGACATATCAGTATAGCAAAAAGTCCCTCGGATGTTGTCCGATCCATGAGATGGATAAAGTTGAAAAAGACGAATCTCGAGATTGGAAAAGTCCAAATTCTCATAAATCGAGGACCCTTTGACTTCACCATCAGCCTTTAGGGCGGGACCAGTTGGGTTTTGAAGTCCCGGGGACAGGGCAGCTGATCGTGGCTCAGCAGCCAAGGGCTTGTCTGTCTTCGAAGTTACACGTTCTCTCTTTGCCCTTTGATCAAACAATCCTTTCTTGATCGCTTCCATCTTAAGGGCGAATGGCGTACTGGCAGACAGGGCTTCCGTAGCTTCCCTTTCTAGTCGCTGAGATCGTTCCTGGCGTCGAATTGTCGCCCTTAACTCGCGCCCAGCAGTCTCGAGACGAATGGTTTGGAGTTTATCATCCATACCGTAACCCAGTGACAGCAGAAACTGGCTTAACAGGATTTTATTCACTCGCGAGTTGTCTTGATGCGACATTGCCCTGAGAACCTTTCGATTCAATTTCGCCATGTCTTCCATCACAGCCACAGCGTTATCAGTGGCGAGTTCAGAAATCTCGCGCGCTGTCGCATTTGGTATGATGTGATCATAAGAATGTCCTCTGGAGAAAATGCAACCATCACGCTCGCAAGGGAGGAATGATGAATGTGGCGAAGAATGACCTGCGAACAGAGCACATTCAGGCGACGAACACATGGTTCTCCACATCCTATGACATGATTTATGACCTTGAGATAAGCAACATTGTGCGAAATCACATGGCTTCCATATCAGATCTATATTCGGAAATCGTGATATTGAATCAGGGCGAGAAGTTGGAGTCGGACCGAACTGTTTCCAAATTCCAATAGACTCGACAGCACGAGAGA includes:
- a CDS encoding hypothetical protein (SECRETED:SignalP(1-19)~TransMembrane:1 (n4-14c19/20o505-529i)) translates to MSRFAFVLALAVLMTLVVGSTDVVRHSRRKATTHSMRYLAHSLTAVDHSKRAKEFSNSTSLDRDFSDMTLFKFKGEITKKTEGDSKKPKDKTKKQQDNPNSPDEKTESSGNKSEHSTTYSAGIEITCATCYSKGKATASLIVDDGFNTSTILDTVKDAVTDTIDQIEDWAGEIDLLPFRIPPLDVDLDINLPDFPSAVLELQLDGFELYVELDTTFAGGVTYQVSLYKTRGMHIDIAGDMFLGAVLSFDLILSAEAELTIRSGFHVKLDDGFLLKMALFSEDASDIVYNGGKFEFLPVTIESAGTVLKAALQLSLRAGVEVFDLDLTPGFEVEVGDFNSEDYVLSAGAESRVYVNVAEFVTNITASDDDVDCALKVHQDYRFVVGAAAGASAALGQFAWGPTASTEIPIFTTRIAEVCAVSAPPVATTLAIDARAAQDDNDDLETTTLTTKKTTTGSATRSAIGFGNNAKEMITTSGKPAAYTGGGDNDNNDSFFDRKTGGVSNAIIVGVSVGLGVPIIIAIIAGIFLLRRRRSKAARVSPVETNLTTHVRIEPDVKKFPLVNNSRLVS